Genomic segment of Sodaliphilus pleomorphus:
GACAAAGGATGTTAATATCCAAATCACAGACCCAAAATGTGTAGTCGACCTGCGTGACATCGGTGTAAAAGTACTGGGATATATCTGACCTAAAAAGAAATCTGACAACCGCCTTTTTATACTTTTGTTTACATTCAACAATCTCATTTGTAATGTCGCCAACGCTCACAATGCAATCGGCGTCATTGCACACATCGATTATTTCAAAAGCATTCTCTTTTGAGAAGATTTGATACACGCTTGTATAAAGCATACTATACTTTGCTTGAACACTAGTTGTCGTTAAATATATTTTCATAATGACCTGGATATTAATTTTTGCGACAGCAGGTGCAATTTTTGCATAGTTATTTCACCCACATTTTTTAACGAGGGGTGTGCATTTTCGCCGAAATGCTCATAACTGCCTTGGCAGCCTTCTGTGTCTTCTGCCATATAGAACTCATATTTAGCCTTTCTATCTTCAGCCAACAACAGCCCATAGTGCAAAATCAACAAACGTTCGGCTATAGCTGATTTAGCCATCGTGGGAGCTTGATGGAAATGAAGCTTGCCTCTATTGGAGAATATTTGTGCATGACCGATGTTTCGCATCATCTTATACCGTAAACATATGCCATCAATTGAGCTGGGGTATTGCCCATTGAAAGTGTCCGGGGAATCCCAAAGATGAATATATGGAACCATATAAGCGTCTGCAACATCTCTACGCACATACTGATGAACATCGCTGAACCGTTCATCGAGCATTTCATCCACATCAAGGAAAAAAGCGATTTCATGATTCACGAACGATGCCAAGTCGAGCAGCATGTTTCTGTTCTGCAAGTCATTGAATTCTGTGCGGCGTTTCTTGCACTTGAAAAGCAACTTGTCGCTCCGCGCAAGCTCATAAGTACCATCGTTGCTGCCATCGTCAAGCAATATGATTCCATCAAACAAGGACGAAACATTCTCAAGAAACGAGATGATTCTGCCACTCTCATTATAGCTCTGGACCAGCAGAAGCACTGGGTATGACTTGCCTCCAAAATGGGTGGCTATACTATGCTCTGTGAAGTTTTTACAGCAAAAGTTCTCCAATTGCCCCTCTGATGACGATGGTTTATTTCGCCAATCATACACCAGTTTGTCAAAGTCCCTACCCCAATTATCATAGTTGGCCACGGCCATCTCGGGAAAAAAGAAATGACGCAACACATCATTTGGCGTTTTTTCAAAAGGCTTTCCCCTTCTCACCTTGCCCTCCTGATTATCAATATCGCGATGAGCCATCATCGCCTCATTAAAATAAAGTTCCTTTACGCCAATCATGTCAAGGCGAGAACGAAAATTATTGTCATCGCCTCCCCACTTTGAGAGGGTCTCGTCATACCCATGAATTTGCTCGGCATGACGCTTTTCCAGCATAATGCTACCAAAAGGAATAAACTGATATTGATTGAAATTGGCTTCAGTCACTTCTTCCTCGTCGGCGAAACACACCCTGCCTATAGCATAATGTGGACAATCGGAGTAGTCGTCAAACGACTTACGCAAAATAGCTATTACATCGGTTACCATTTCCGACTCGGGGGAACACACCATTACATAACGTTTCGTTGCAAACCTTATGCCCACATTCAGCGGTTTGGCAGGATTGCGCCACTCGTGGGGCTTGTCATTCATCACGATGCGCCAGTTAACGAACGGGTATTGCAATATGAAGTCAAGTAATTCAATAGATTCTTCGGGAGAGTCGAGAACAAGCACTACCTCTATGCCGTTGCGCTCGAAGTATTTTCGATTTTTGGGGAACACACGCCTAAACTCCCTCATCTTTTTGTAGAAAGGGATTACCACGCTTAAGTCAAAATTGTGGTAGAATGGCTCTGTGGTCTTAAATGAGGTATGCAAAGAAGATTAGTATTAAGTGTTCAGTTTTGCAAATTTACAAAATATTTTTAATCTGCAAAAAAAATGCAAACAATTTTGCATGTTGTAGAGTCAAGTGGCAAGTGCAAAAGTAGCTAATCTTTGCGAAGAACTCAATTTTGGGAGTTGAAAAGCCTAATTTCTTTCTTGGTCTTTCGTTGGTTTGATATTGTGCTCTATTGAGTTGTGCTTGAGTGACAGGTCTGAAGTCAGTGCCTTTAGGGAAGTATTCTCTGAGAATCTTGTTTGCGTTTTCAATCGCGCCCTTTTGTCCTGAGCAGTAAGGATCCGCGAAATAGACAGTGCATTCCAGGGCCTTGCAAATGTTTTTGTGATTCATGAATTCACTTCCATTATCTGTGGTTATTGTGTGGACATCTTAGCCATGACCGCCTTCTGAAATCATAAAAACGGAGCTGCCTTACGACATCCCCGTCTGTTTCCACGATTTCAGCATGGCGGTTGAATCCATTGCTTGGTCGAGTTGCTCCTCAGCAGAGCTCGCCTCCTCTTCGATTCACGGGGCAAAGTCAACGCTTTCCCTTGAATCTACACCAATGTAGCCTCCTCAATGTTGCACTTCGTTTTGGAATCTACACAAAAACTGAGCAATCCAGCAAAATGCAGCATAGCGGGCAGAGAAGATGCCTCTGCACGACACAAGCTGTAGCAATCAATCGCCGGCAGGAGGCGAAATGCGCAAATCACGTGCCATGCGCCTGCCCAGCGCTGCCCAGTGCGGTATCTTCTTCATGGTGCTACGCAAGGGCTGCACGTCGTAGAGCAACACGAGCAGCAAGAAGAGACAACCCAGCAGGCACGTCACGCCATAGAGCTGCTTGATGCTCACCAGCACCGACTGCAGGGGGGCACTGGACGCCGTGCGGGCTATGTTGTCGGCCACCTTGTAGCGCAAAAAGAAAGCTGACGTGAAACTTTAAAGAAAAGGGGCCGCAACCACGATGTGTCACGGCCTCTTCGTTGTTGTAAAGAGCTATAGTATCGTTTTTTCGGCCCTATTTGGCGGCATGCAGCTTGTCGTAGACGTTGGCATCGATCACGGCCATTGCCGTGAGATTGACGATGTCGCGCACGGGGGCATCGATGCTGGTGAAGTGGATGGGACGGTTCAAGCCAATCTGGATGGGGCCGATGGCCTCGGCGGCGCCAGCCTTGGCCAGCATTTGATAGACGGTATTGGCCGCACTCAAGTTGGGGAAGATGAGCGTGTTCACGTCCTTGCCCTTGAGTGTGTTGAAGGGGAATGAACGGTCGCGCAACTCACGATCGAGCGCATACTGCACCTGCATTTCGCCGTCGACAGTGATCTCGGGATAGTCGCGGTGCAGGATGTCGATGGCACGATGCAGCTCGATGGGGCCGTGCTCGGGGTTGGAGCCAAAGTTGCTATAGGATATCATCGCCATCACAGGGTAGTGAGCATAGTTTTTCACTGCCTGGTGAGTGAGGCGAGTGATGTCGACAAGCGTCGGGGTGTCGTTCTCGTGATTGATCGAGGTGTCGGCGATAAAGAGAGCACCATGCCGAGTGTTGAGGATGTGCATGGTTGCAAAGTGGGAATAGCCGGGCATGATGCCCACCACTTCCTTGGCAATCTTCACGGTGTTGCCACCGCCGGCATACATGCCTGTGATAAAGGCGTCGGCCTCGTTGTTCTCGACCATCATCATGCCGAAGTAGTTGCGATCGAGCATTTTCTCCTCGGCCTCGGCCAGGTTGATGCCATTGCGCTGGTTTTTCTCCATGTGCTTGGTGGCATAGAGGTGGCGGCGATCGGCTTGGTTGTCGTGACGGGGATTCACAATCTCGATACCGTCGATGCTGATGTTGAGCCGCTTGGCGCGCTTGGTGATCATCTCCTTGTTGCCCAGCAGGATAGGAATGCATATACCGTTTTCCTTGGCCTGCACGGCAGCTTGGAGCATATTGTCGGTGTTGGCTTGGGCAAACACCACCCGCTTGGGAGAGCGCTGAGCCTCCTCGATGAAGCGGCGCATGAGCTTGTTGTCGTATCCCATGAGTTGCCGCAGCTCCTTCTTGTAGGCATCATAGTCGTCGATGGGCCGTTTGGCCACGCCCGACTCGGCAGCAGCCTTGGCCACAGCGATCGACACCTCGGTAATCAAGCGCGGGTCCATGGCCTTGGGCAGAATATACTTGGGGCCGTACTTGATTTTGTTCATGTGATAGGCGGCATTGACGATGGGAGGCACATTTTTGCGTGCGAGCTCGGCAATGGCATGCACGGCAGCAAGCTCCATGGAAACATTGATCTCGGTGGCCGAGCAGTCGATAGCGCCACGGAAGATGTAGGGGAAGCCGAGCACGTTGTTGATTTGGTTGGGATAGTCGCTGCGGCCTGTGGCATAGATGAGGTCTTTGCGCGACTTCATAGCCTTGTCGTAGGAAATTTCGGGATTAGGATTGGCCAGGGCAAAGACGATGGGCTTGTCGGCCATCGACTGCACCATCTCGGGAGTG
This window contains:
- a CDS encoding NADP-dependent malic enzyme, giving the protein MTTKVTKKMALDYHHLDDKPGKISVTPTKPYQTSEDLSLAYSPGVAYPCLEIQAHPEDVFKYTNKGNLVGVVSNGTAVLGLGNIGAMAGKPVMEGKALLFKIFAGLDSFDIEVDEKDPEKFIAAVKAISPTFGGINLEDIKAPECFEIERRLKAECDIPVMHDDQHGTAIISGAGLINALDIQGKKASDIKLVVNGAGAAAICCTRLYMQLGVKKENIVMCDSKGVITTRRSNLNPQKQEFATTRDITTLAEAMKGADVFLGLSVADVVTPEMVQSMADKPIVFALANPNPEISYDKAMKSRKDLIYATGRSDYPNQINNVLGFPYIFRGAIDCSATEINVSMELAAVHAIAELARKNVPPIVNAAYHMNKIKYGPKYILPKAMDPRLITEVSIAVAKAAAESGVAKRPIDDYDAYKKELRQLMGYDNKLMRRFIEEAQRSPKRVVFAQANTDNMLQAAVQAKENGICIPILLGNKEMITKRAKRLNISIDGIEIVNPRHDNQADRRHLYATKHMEKNQRNGINLAEAEEKMLDRNYFGMMMVENNEADAFITGMYAGGGNTVKIAKEVVGIMPGYSHFATMHILNTRHGALFIADTSINHENDTPTLVDITRLTHQAVKNYAHYPVMAMISYSNFGSNPEHGPIELHRAIDILHRDYPEITVDGEMQVQYALDRELRDRSFPFNTLKGKDVNTLIFPNLSAANTVYQMLAKAGAAEAIGPIQIGLNRPIHFTSIDAPVRDIVNLTAMAVIDANVYDKLHAAK
- a CDS encoding IS30 family transposase, with translation MTTDNGSEFMNHKNICKALECTVYFADPYCSGQKGAIENANKILREYFPKGTDFRPVTQAQLNRAQYQTNERPRKKLGFSTPKIEFFAKISYFCTCHLTLQHAKLFAFFLQIKNIL
- a CDS encoding glycosyltransferase, which produces MREFRRVFPKNRKYFERNGIEVVLVLDSPEESIELLDFILQYPFVNWRIVMNDKPHEWRNPAKPLNVGIRFATKRYVMVCSPESEMVTDVIAILRKSFDDYSDCPHYAIGRVCFADEEEVTEANFNQYQFIPFGSIMLEKRHAEQIHGYDETLSKWGGDDNNFRSRLDMIGVKELYFNEAMMAHRDIDNQEGKVRRGKPFEKTPNDVLRHFFFPEMAVANYDNWGRDFDKLVYDWRNKPSSSEGQLENFCCKNFTEHSIATHFGGKSYPVLLLVQSYNESGRIISFLENVSSLFDGIILLDDGSNDGTYELARSDKLLFKCKKRRTEFNDLQNRNMLLDLASFVNHEIAFFLDVDEMLDERFSDVHQYVRRDVADAYMVPYIHLWDSPDTFNGQYPSSIDGICLRYKMMRNIGHAQIFSNRGKLHFHQAPTMAKSAIAERLLILHYGLLLAEDRKAKYEFYMAEDTEGCQGSYEHFGENAHPSLKNVGEITMQKLHLLSQKLISRSL